A genomic segment from Capra hircus breed San Clemente chromosome 7, ASM170441v1, whole genome shotgun sequence encodes:
- the SLC4A9 gene encoding anion exchange protein 4 isoform X5, with product MKLPGQEESDLSSASENVPTGELDSGPGSGLSPDGPLDTDSRELEVPKDPPLFIQLNELLGWPHAPEWKETGRWVLFEEKLEVGADRWSAPHVPTVALPSLQKLRSLLAKGLVLLDCPALSLQELAEQVTRVESLSPELRGKLKALLLQRPQHLIQTPCTSPCWGSAHSREASQEEEAPLKEQHQNPRRQKFPAGAEAGAVLAGQLGFLEQPLGVFVRLQDPVVLGPLIEVPLPSRFFCLLLGPPTLGRGYHEMGRAAAILLSDLQFQWRVRRASSLHDLLAALDAFLEEVTVLPPGRWDPTARIPPPKRLPSEHKRLPSQLRLAKGPSLRRRTPAEDRHGRRQHAANPELRRTGRLFGGLVQDVRRKASWYPSDFLDALHPQCFSAVLYIYLATITNAITFGGLLGEATDGAQGVLESFLGTAVTGAAFCLTAGQPLTILSSTGPVLVFERLLFSFSRDHSLDYLPFRLWVGIWVAIFCLVLVATEASVLVRYFTRFTEEGFCALISLIFIYDAVGKMLTLTRAYPIQRPGSPTYGCLCQYPDPGGNESQRTSTNPKDRDDILSMDLGLVNASLLPPPECAQRGGHPRGPGCHTVPDIAFFSILLFLTSFLFAMALKHVKTSRFFPSVVRKMLGDFSSVLAILLGCGLDAFLGLATPKLMVPREFKPTLPGRGWLVSPFGANPWWLSVAAALPALLLTILIFMDQQITGVILNRAEYRLRKGAGFHLDLFCVAVLMPLTSALGLPWYVSATVISLAHMDSLRRESRACAPGEAPSFLGIREQRLTGLAVFILTGISIFLAPILKLLGLVGVRKALEWVFSPQELLWLDELMPEKERSIPESGVEPECSFSGSDSEDSELMYQPKAPEINISVN from the exons ATGAAGCTGCCAGGCCAAGAGGAGTCTGACCTCTCCAGTGCTAGTGAAAATGTGCCCACAGGAGAGCTGGACAGTGGCCCTGGCTCCGGCCTCAGTCCTGATGGCCCCTTAGACACAGACAGCAGGGAACTGGAGGTACCCAAGGACCCTCCGCTCTTCATTCAGCTGAATGAGCTACTGGGCTGGCCCCACGCGCCCGAGTGGAAAGAGACAGGCAG GTGGGTGCTGTTTGAGGAGAAGTTGGAAGTGGGTGCAGACCGGTGGAGCGCCCCCCACGTGCCCACTGTGGCACTGCCCAGCCTCCAGAAGCTCCGCAGCTTGTTGGCCAAGGGCCTTGTCCTGCTGGACTGTCCAGCTCTGAGCCTCCAGGAGCTCGCAG AGCAAGTGACCAGAGTGGAGTCGCTGAGCCCAGAGCTGAGAGGGAAGCTGAAGGCCTTGCTGTTGCAGAGACCGCAGCACCTCATCCAgaccccatgcaccagcccctgCTGGG GATCTGCCCATTCGAGAGAGGCTTCTCAGGAGGAGGAAGCCCCCCTGAAGGAACAG CATCAGAACCCTCGAAGACAGAAGTTCCCTGCAGGGGCTGAAGCAGGAGCTGTGCTGGCAGGACAGCTGGGCTTCCTGGAACAGCCACTGGGGGTCTTTGTGCGACTGCAGGATCCAGTGGTGCTGGGGCCCCTTATTGAGGTGCCCCTCCCCAGCAG GTTTTTCTGCCTCCTCCTCGGTCCCCCTACACTGGGCAGGGGCTACCATGAGATGGGCCGAGCAGCGGCCATCCTCCTCAGTGACCTG CAATTTCAGTGGAGAGTTCGGCGGGCCAGCAGCCTTCATGACCTTCTGGCAGCCCTGGATGCTTTCTTAGAGGAAGTGACAGTGCTCCCTCCAGGTCGATGGGACCCGACAGCCCGGATTCCCCCACCTAAACGCCTGCCCTCTGAGCACAAAAG GCTCCCCTCGCAATTGCGGTTGGCCAAGGGGCCCTCTCTCCGGAGAAGGACCCCAGCTGAGGACAGGCACGGCCGCAGGCAGCACGCGGCCAACCCGGAGTTGCGGCGGACAGGCAG GCTGTTCGGGGGCCTAGTCCAGGACGTGCGGCGGAAGGCCTCGTGGTACCCCAGCGACTTCTTGGACGCCCTGCACCCCCAGTGCTTCTCGGCCGTGCTCTACATTTACCTGGCCACCATCACTAACGCCATCACTTTCGGGGGTCTGCTGGGAGAAGCCACCGACGGTgcgcag GGGGTGCTGGAAAGCTTCCTGGGCACGGCAGTGACTGGAGCTGCCTTCTGCCTGACGGCTGGCCAGCCCCTCACCATTCTTAGCAGCACCGGGCCAGTGCTGGTCTTTGAACGTCTGCTGTTCTCCTTCAGCAG AGATCACAGCCTGGATTACCTGCCCTTCCGCCTGTGGGTTGGCATCTGGGTGGCCATCTTTTGCCTGGTGCTGGTGGCCACGGAGGCCAGCGTGTTGGTGCGCTACTTTACCCGCTTCACCGAAGAAGGCTTCTGTGCTCTCATCAGTCTCATCTTCATCTatgatgctgttggaaaaatgctgACCTTGACCCGTGCCTATCCCATCCAGAGACCTGGCTCTCCCACCTATGGCTGTCTCTGCCAGTACCCAGATCCAGGAG GAAATGAGTCTCAGCGGACAAGCACAAACCCTAAAGACAGAGATGACATCTTGAGCATG GACCTAGGCCTGGTCAATGCATCCTTGCTGCCCCCACCTGAGTGTGCCCAGCGGGGAGGCCATCCTCGTGGGCCCGGCTGTCATACAGTCCCAGATATTGCCTTCTTCTCCATCCTCCTCTTCCTTACTTCCTTCCTCTTTGCCATGGCCCTCAAGCACGTAAAGACCAGTCGCTTCTTCCCCTCCGTG GTACGCAAGATGCTGGGTGACTTCTCCTCGGTCCTGGCCATCCTGCTAGGCTGTGGCCTCGATGCCTTCCTTGGCTTAGCCACACCGAAGCTCATGGTGCCCAGAGAGTTCAAG CCCACACTCCCTGGACGTGGCTGGCTGGTGTCACCTTTTGGAGCCAacccctggtggctgagtgtgGCAGCTGCCCTGCCTGCTCTGCTATTGACTATCCTCATTTTCATGGACCAGCAGATCACAGGGGTCATCCTCAACCGTGCTGAATACAGACTGAGG AAGGGAGCTGGCTTCCACCTGGACCTCTTCTGTGTGGCTGTGCTCATGCCCCTCACATCAGCGCTCGGGCTGCCCTGGTATGTCTCAGCCACTGTCATCTCCCTGGCCCACATGGACAGTCTTCGGAGAGAGAGCAGAGCCTGTGCCCCAGGGGAGGCTCCTAGCTTCCTGGGCATCAG AGAGCAGAGGCTGACAGGACTGGCAGTATTCATCCTCACAGGAATCTCCATCTTCCTGGCACCTATACTCAAG TTGCTGGGCCTGGTGGGG